In Halobaculum sp. XH14, a single genomic region encodes these proteins:
- a CDS encoding inorganic phosphate transporter gives MVELLLVVGVLVAMFVAYNIGGSTTGPAFGPAVGAGAISKTVAAALMGVFFFVGAWTIGRNVVTKLGTELVVDPGVFTLESSIAVLFFIGVALLVGNVFGVPASTSMTAVGAIAGLGLAGGVLDFAVMGEILTWWVVSPIIGFWVSLIIGRYFYARLNRVVAMERSEGSLFDVDRSGAVPIPRVHRTTNRRELAGTITVVAIGCLMAFSSGTSNIANAVAPLVGSGELAMNPAIVFGGVAVTIGAFTIARRTLETMGSDITELPLTAAIVVATVSSALVVFLSALGIPASFVVIATMSIIGLGWGRATRPRTASSDVPTATDLFNPATTVRIVLMQNVVPAIATLGAYLTFRFVPAFGF, from the coding sequence ATGGTCGAACTCCTGCTCGTCGTCGGCGTCCTCGTCGCGATGTTCGTCGCGTACAACATCGGCGGCTCGACGACGGGCCCGGCGTTCGGACCGGCCGTCGGCGCGGGCGCCATCTCGAAGACGGTCGCGGCGGCGCTGATGGGCGTGTTCTTCTTCGTCGGCGCCTGGACCATCGGCCGGAACGTCGTGACGAAGCTCGGAACGGAACTGGTCGTCGACCCCGGCGTGTTCACGCTCGAGTCGTCCATCGCGGTCCTCTTTTTCATCGGCGTCGCGCTCCTCGTCGGGAACGTCTTCGGCGTGCCCGCCTCGACCTCGATGACCGCCGTCGGGGCGATCGCGGGGCTGGGACTTGCCGGTGGCGTGCTGGACTTTGCCGTCATGGGCGAGATCCTCACCTGGTGGGTCGTCTCGCCGATCATCGGCTTCTGGGTGTCGCTGATCATCGGCCGGTACTTCTACGCGCGGCTCAACCGCGTGGTCGCGATGGAGCGCAGCGAGGGGTCGCTGTTCGACGTCGATCGCTCGGGCGCGGTGCCGATCCCGCGCGTCCATCGGACGACCAACCGCCGGGAGCTGGCCGGGACGATCACCGTCGTCGCCATCGGCTGTCTGATGGCGTTCAGCTCCGGGACATCGAACATCGCCAACGCGGTCGCGCCGCTAGTCGGGAGCGGGGAACTGGCGATGAACCCGGCGATCGTGTTCGGCGGCGTCGCCGTGACGATCGGCGCGTTCACGATCGCTCGCCGGACCCTGGAGACAATGGGGAGCGACATCACGGAACTGCCGCTGACGGCCGCGATCGTCGTCGCGACGGTCAGCTCCGCACTCGTCGTCTTCCTCTCGGCGCTCGGCATCCCCGCGAGCTTCGTCGTCATCGCGACGATGTCGATCATCGGGCTCGGCTGGGGCCGGGCGACCCGACCGAGGACCGCCTCCTCGGACGTCCCCACTGCGACGGACCTGTTCAACCCCGCGACGACCGTCCGGATCGTCCTGATGCAGAACGTCGTGCCGGCGATCGCGACGCTGGGCGCGTATCTCACCTTCCGGTTCGTCCCGGCGTTCGGGTTCTGA
- a CDS encoding class I SAM-dependent methyltransferase has translation MRVPCVRVPVEAGEATRTLLADAGLLDGDREISVEDGDIFVPVTDAEAVPDEYDVVEREAAERTGQVTPADVLGYEPSYERLGDVAIVDVDDPEEARRVAEAIMEADFPCETVVNRASKVRGEYRVRDWEVLAGDGTETVHREYGHEFLLDIAEVYFSPRLATERHRVIEQVAAGEHAVDMFAGVGPFAVPMAARGADVVACDVNPRAIEYLRENARRNGVSEQVTAIEGDVREAAGEYEGWADRVVANLPHSASDFLDTAVALAGEDCVLHLYDIQHEDDPFGPGERAVRDAAGDEYEVRVETRREVRSYAPHELNVCLDVRLSRV, from the coding sequence ATGCGCGTTCCGTGCGTCAGGGTGCCCGTCGAGGCGGGCGAGGCGACCCGCACGCTGCTGGCCGACGCCGGCCTGCTCGACGGCGACCGCGAGATCTCGGTCGAGGACGGCGACATCTTCGTTCCCGTCACCGACGCCGAGGCGGTGCCCGACGAGTACGACGTGGTCGAGCGGGAGGCCGCCGAGCGCACGGGACAGGTGACGCCCGCCGACGTCCTCGGCTACGAGCCCTCGTACGAGCGCCTGGGCGACGTCGCCATCGTCGACGTCGACGACCCCGAGGAGGCCAGGCGCGTCGCCGAGGCGATCATGGAGGCCGACTTCCCGTGCGAGACGGTCGTGAACCGCGCCTCGAAGGTGCGGGGCGAGTATCGCGTCCGCGACTGGGAGGTGCTCGCGGGCGACGGGACGGAGACGGTCCACCGCGAGTACGGCCACGAGTTCCTGCTCGACATCGCCGAGGTGTACTTCTCGCCCCGGCTCGCCACCGAGCGCCACCGCGTGATCGAGCAGGTCGCGGCCGGCGAGCACGCCGTCGACATGTTCGCGGGCGTCGGCCCGTTCGCCGTGCCGATGGCCGCCCGCGGTGCCGATGTCGTCGCCTGCGACGTGAATCCGCGCGCGATCGAGTATCTCAGAGAGAACGCCCGACGAAACGGCGTTTCGGAGCAGGTCACCGCGATCGAGGGCGACGTGCGGGAGGCGGCGGGCGAGTACGAGGGCTGGGCCGATCGCGTGGTGGCGAACCTCCCCCACTCGGCGAGCGACTTCCTCGACACGGCGGTCGCTCTGGCGGGCGAGGACTGCGTCCTCCACCTCTACGACATCCAGCACGAGGACGACCCGTTCGGCCCCGGCGAGCGCGCGGTCCGCGATGCCGCCGGCGACGAGTACGAGGTGCGCGTGGAGACGCGACGGGAGGTCCGGTCGTACGCCCCCCACGAGCTGAACGTCTGTCTGGACGTCCGTCTCTCGCGGGTGTGA
- a CDS encoding GNAT family N-acetyltransferase has protein sequence MEGNTIRWYRADDRERYLDLHEDVLGERPRGEDWFEWKYESNPYVDHVPIVLAEHEGELVGARSFFALPMSVGRRRHAALQPCDTMVRRAHRRRGLFTRMTEEAIDRYEREEPAFFFNFPNEATLSGNRKLGWRVVGQDPRHYRIEDVGTLVASRTDNPGLRLAGAVSTPVVAGYNRLRQAMASRSSDVSVRRASGVPADALASIYRRRVPEAIHTVRDRPFYRWRFENPDWAYTTYVTEGDPDPVGMVVAVPRNGAGVSEGVTRVVDVVPLRGDERTEQVAALLDRVQSDNADSELFVAPSGVLDRTLLRRFGFRRDDRAPVSYLKQPRMHAVRSLSAWEIEGLDVTRPENWRMTFAELDTG, from the coding sequence ATGGAGGGAAACACGATCCGGTGGTATCGAGCCGACGATCGGGAGCGGTATCTCGACCTGCACGAGGACGTGCTGGGGGAGCGACCGCGGGGGGAGGACTGGTTCGAGTGGAAGTACGAGTCGAACCCCTACGTGGATCACGTCCCGATCGTCCTCGCGGAGCACGAGGGCGAGCTCGTCGGGGCCCGCTCGTTCTTCGCCCTCCCGATGTCGGTCGGCCGCCGGCGGCACGCCGCGCTGCAGCCGTGCGACACGATGGTCCGGCGGGCCCACCGGCGCCGGGGACTGTTCACCCGCATGACCGAGGAGGCGATCGACCGGTACGAGCGCGAGGAGCCGGCGTTCTTCTTCAACTTCCCGAACGAGGCGACCCTCTCGGGCAACCGGAAGCTCGGCTGGCGAGTCGTCGGGCAGGACCCCCGACACTACCGCATCGAGGACGTCGGGACGCTCGTCGCGTCCAGGACCGACAACCCGGGACTCCGGCTGGCTGGAGCCGTCTCGACGCCCGTCGTCGCCGGCTACAACCGGCTCCGGCAGGCGATGGCGTCGAGGTCGTCCGACGTGTCGGTGCGGCGGGCGTCGGGCGTGCCTGCCGACGCGCTCGCGTCGATCTACCGACGGCGAGTGCCGGAGGCGATCCACACCGTCCGGGACCGACCGTTCTATCGGTGGCGCTTCGAGAACCCCGACTGGGCGTACACGACGTACGTGACCGAGGGCGACCCCGACCCGGTCGGGATGGTCGTCGCCGTCCCGCGAAACGGGGCCGGCGTGAGCGAGGGCGTGACCCGGGTCGTCGACGTGGTCCCGCTCCGTGGCGACGAGCGGACCGAGCAAGTCGCCGCGCTGCTCGATCGGGTCCAGTCGGACAACGCGGACTCGGAACTGTTCGTCGCCCCCTCGGGCGTGCTGGATCGGACGCTCCTCCGGCGGTTCGGGTTCCGCCGCGACGACCGCGCACCCGTCTCGTACCTGAAGCAGCCGCGGATGCACGCCGTCCGGTCGCTGTCGGCCTGGGAGATCGAGGGGCTGGACGTGACGCGACCGGAGAACTGGCGGATGACGTTCGCGGAGCTCGACACCGGGTAG
- a CDS encoding alkaline phosphatase family protein: MTDDNGSDGSTRAFVLGLDGVPWGMLRKWAERGDLPAFAELLETGAAGPLESTTPATTPLAWPSIATGTNADKHGIYGFQKLSRDGTHRMYSSDDLRQPALWERLSPSMVGNVPMTYPAPEIDGTLAAGMMAPGVNDRWGHPDSFLERVREEIPEYRIGLEWEQYGDRPEEFRAELADLLAARRKLMRLQMEREDWRLFFFVYTAPDRLQHLVWDEDVLLDHYEQLDDILGEVMAYADRFDAALYVVSDHGFGPVEQFVSVPLILERAGLLARRRDSGSRGRLARLGVTKDAVRSWLDRVGIEDRTLVDHLPESFVDRVAQEIPGDHALYDIDRTRTDAFVHGPGNVYVNAAERFTDGRVEPGDVASVKREVAELLADVRDPKTGERALVVHDGAELFPTDERSPDLVVKGRPGYESATSFNDDVFVDSDAKAANHRSEGVFFARGPEFEPGGAPTDASVVDVAPTLLHALGEPVPAEMDGRVLTETFADGSGPAERAVRIDDEDDATRRSRREESTDEEARDGVEDRLRGLGYID; encoded by the coding sequence ATGACTGACGACAACGGTTCCGACGGCTCGACGCGCGCGTTCGTCCTCGGGCTCGACGGCGTCCCGTGGGGGATGCTCCGAAAGTGGGCCGAACGGGGCGACCTCCCCGCGTTCGCCGAACTGCTGGAGACCGGGGCGGCAGGCCCCCTGGAGAGCACGACGCCCGCGACGACCCCGCTCGCGTGGCCCTCCATCGCGACCGGGACCAACGCGGACAAACACGGAATCTACGGGTTCCAGAAGCTCTCCCGGGACGGGACCCACCGGATGTACTCCAGCGACGACCTCCGCCAGCCCGCGCTGTGGGAGCGGCTCTCCCCGTCGATGGTCGGCAACGTGCCGATGACCTACCCCGCCCCCGAGATCGACGGCACCCTCGCGGCCGGGATGATGGCCCCGGGCGTCAACGACCGCTGGGGCCATCCCGACTCGTTCCTGGAGCGGGTCCGCGAGGAGATCCCCGAGTACCGGATCGGCCTCGAGTGGGAGCAGTACGGCGACCGGCCCGAGGAGTTCCGGGCGGAGCTCGCCGACCTGCTGGCCGCCCGACGGAAGCTGATGCGGCTCCAGATGGAGCGGGAGGACTGGCGGCTGTTCTTCTTCGTGTACACGGCCCCCGACCGCCTCCAGCACCTCGTCTGGGACGAGGACGTGCTGCTCGACCACTACGAACAGCTCGACGACATCCTCGGCGAGGTGATGGCGTACGCCGACCGGTTCGACGCGGCACTGTACGTCGTCTCAGATCACGGGTTCGGTCCCGTCGAGCAGTTCGTCTCCGTGCCGCTGATCCTCGAACGCGCCGGCCTGCTCGCCCGTCGTCGGGACTCGGGCAGTCGCGGGCGACTCGCCCGGCTCGGCGTCACCAAGGACGCCGTCCGGTCGTGGCTCGACCGCGTCGGCATCGAGGACCGCACGCTCGTGGACCACCTCCCCGAGTCGTTCGTCGATCGGGTGGCCCAGGAGATTCCCGGCGACCACGCGCTGTACGACATCGACCGAACCCGGACCGACGCGTTCGTCCACGGCCCCGGCAACGTGTACGTCAACGCGGCCGAGCGGTTCACCGACGGGCGGGTGGAGCCGGGCGACGTGGCGTCGGTCAAACGCGAGGTCGCGGAGCTGCTCGCGGACGTGCGTGACCCGAAGACCGGCGAGCGGGCGCTGGTCGTCCACGACGGCGCGGAGCTGTTCCCCACCGACGAGCGGTCGCCCGACCTCGTCGTCAAGGGCCGGCCGGGCTACGAGTCCGCGACGTCGTTCAACGACGACGTGTTCGTCGACAGCGACGCCAAGGCGGCGAACCACCGCTCCGAGGGCGTCTTCTTCGCCCGGGGACCCGAGTTCGAGCCCGGCGGCGCGCCGACCGACGCGTCGGTCGTCGACGTCGCGCCGACGCTCCTGCACGCGCTCGGCGAGCCGGTGCCGGCCGAGATGGACGGCCGCGTCCTCACGGAGACGTTCGCCGACGGCTCCGGGCCCGCGGAACGGGCCGTCCGGATCGACGACGAGGACGACGCCACCCGACGGTCCCGCAGGGAGGAATCCACGGACGAGGAGGCGCGCGACGGCGTCGAGGACCGGCTGCGGGGGCTCGGATACATCGACTGA
- a CDS encoding cobyric acid synthase — protein sequence MTRTLLVAGTASHVGKSTVVAGLCRLLADRGVSVAPFKAQNMSNNARAAATPEGGWGEIGVSQYVQARAARVTPTTDTNPVLLKPRGDRESQLVVDGEAVGHYEAGTYYDEHWERARRAAAAAHDRLAAEHDVVVAEGAGSIAEINLHDRDLANLETARFADADVLLVVDIERGGAFASLYGTVELLPGDVRERVVGALVNKFRGDVSLLSPGIEEFESMTGVPVVGVLPYDDPGLPAEDSVSLPAPGGTAVRGADDGVAADRAVTVAVPRLPRVSNFTDLEPLAREPGVRVAYVPLDDDLSGADALVLPGTKNTVDDLLALREAGFGDALAAFEGPVVGLCGGYQLLGERLTNAAVEGTTGRDDLAGFGLLPVETRFSPDKRVEAVTRELDGSGPLAGARGTVTGYEIHMGESIPVGDVDRPLGPGSAATERALGTYLHGLFENRIARDAFLDAAFAAAGTDRPTRSADEHAPFDAAAELIRTHVDLERVGLERADPGR from the coding sequence ATGACGCGGACGCTGCTCGTCGCGGGGACGGCGAGCCACGTCGGCAAGAGCACCGTCGTCGCGGGCCTCTGTCGGCTGCTCGCGGACCGCGGCGTCTCCGTCGCGCCGTTCAAGGCCCAGAACATGAGCAACAACGCCCGGGCGGCCGCGACCCCCGAGGGCGGCTGGGGCGAGATCGGCGTCTCACAGTACGTCCAGGCCCGGGCCGCGCGGGTCACGCCGACGACCGACACGAACCCGGTGCTGCTCAAACCCCGCGGCGACCGGGAGAGCCAGCTCGTCGTCGACGGCGAGGCGGTCGGCCACTACGAGGCGGGGACGTACTACGACGAACACTGGGAGCGGGCGCGTCGTGCCGCGGCCGCCGCCCACGACCGCCTCGCGGCCGAGCACGACGTCGTCGTCGCCGAGGGCGCCGGCAGCATCGCGGAGATCAACCTCCACGACCGCGACCTGGCGAACCTCGAGACCGCCAGGTTCGCCGACGCCGACGTGCTCCTGGTGGTCGACATCGAGCGCGGCGGCGCGTTCGCCAGCCTCTACGGGACGGTCGAACTCCTGCCCGGGGACGTCCGCGAGCGCGTGGTCGGCGCGCTCGTCAACAAGTTCCGGGGCGACGTGTCCCTGCTCTCGCCCGGCATCGAGGAGTTCGAGTCGATGACCGGCGTCCCCGTCGTGGGCGTCCTCCCGTACGACGACCCCGGACTCCCGGCCGAGGACAGCGTCTCGCTGCCCGCCCCCGGAGGGACCGCGGTACGGGGCGCGGACGACGGCGTCGCCGCCGACCGAGCGGTGACGGTCGCGGTCCCCCGGCTCCCCCGCGTCTCGAACTTCACGGACCTCGAACCGCTGGCGCGGGAACCAGGCGTCCGCGTCGCCTACGTCCCGCTCGACGACGACCTCTCGGGGGCCGACGCGCTGGTGCTCCCGGGGACGAAAAACACCGTCGACGACCTGCTCGCGCTCCGTGAGGCCGGATTCGGCGACGCGCTCGCGGCGTTCGAGGGCCCGGTCGTCGGCCTCTGTGGCGGCTACCAGCTGCTCGGCGAGCGGCTCACGAACGCGGCCGTCGAGGGGACGACCGGACGGGACGACCTCGCGGGATTCGGACTCCTCCCGGTCGAGACCCGGTTCTCCCCGGACAAACGGGTCGAGGCGGTGACCCGCGAACTCGACGGGAGCGGCCCGCTCGCCGGCGCGCGCGGGACGGTGACGGGCTACGAGATCCACATGGGCGAGTCGATCCCGGTCGGCGACGTGGACCGGCCGCTCGGCCCGGGAAGCGCGGCGACCGAGCGCGCCCTCGGCACGTACCTCCACGGGCTGTTCGAGAACCGGATCGCCCGCGACGCGTTCCTCGACGCGGCGTTCGCGGCGGCCGGGACGGACCGCCCGACGCGGTCGGCCGACGAGCACGCGCCGTTCGACGCCGCCGCGGAACTGATCCGGACCCACGTCGACCTCGAGCGCGTCGGCCTCGAACGCGCCGACCCCGGTCGGTAG
- a CDS encoding adenosylcobinamide amidohydrolase translates to MFETALADGVLRLARPGTTWLSTGWDGGFADADAAYNVTVPEGWDRTDLDAYIEHRRERAGFEAAGPTLLTGVEQRHARGARLDPAVAYATAGLSNPAALPMEPAGDGGDGAPESADLTGPADSPDSTKSSDPPDVGTVNVVVGTTRRLDDAGLATLLGVAVEAKTATLLAEAGVPGTTTDAVVVGSDADGEPEPFAGSATAVGAAARACVRDAVRASLQSRYAERARPGSVADAEYGVVTGRRAEVFAP, encoded by the coding sequence ATGTTTGAGACGGCCCTCGCGGACGGCGTGTTGCGACTCGCCCGGCCGGGGACGACCTGGCTCTCGACGGGCTGGGACGGCGGGTTCGCGGACGCCGACGCCGCGTACAACGTCACGGTGCCCGAGGGGTGGGACCGGACCGACCTCGACGCGTACATCGAGCACCGACGCGAGCGCGCCGGGTTCGAGGCGGCGGGGCCGACGCTGCTCACCGGCGTCGAACAGCGACACGCGAGGGGCGCGCGGCTCGACCCGGCCGTCGCGTACGCGACCGCGGGCCTGTCGAACCCGGCGGCGCTGCCGATGGAGCCGGCCGGCGACGGCGGGGACGGTGCGCCAGAATCCGCCGACTTGACCGGTCCGGCCGATTCGCCCGATTCGACCAAATCGTCGGACCCGCCCGATGTCGGCACGGTCAACGTCGTCGTCGGGACGACGCGGCGGCTGGACGACGCGGGGCTGGCGACGCTGCTCGGCGTCGCGGTCGAGGCGAAGACGGCGACGCTGCTCGCCGAGGCCGGCGTGCCGGGGACGACGACCGACGCCGTCGTCGTCGGCAGCGACGCGGACGGCGAGCCCGAACCGTTCGCCGGGAGCGCGACGGCGGTCGGCGCGGCGGCGCGCGCCTGCGTCCGCGACGCGGTGCGGGCCAGCCTGCAGTCGCGGTACGCCGAGCGGGCGCGTCCCGGCTCGGTCGCGGACGCGGAGTACGGCGTCGTCACCGGCCGACGTGCGGAGGTGTTCGCGCCGTGA
- a CDS encoding aminotransferase class I/II-fold pyridoxal phosphate-dependent enzyme has protein sequence MRRETARRVGREPHGSSDDPDVLDFSANTNPRTPDGVEAVYRDAFERSRSYPAEPPTAFREAAAEYVDCAPERVVPTPGGLAAIRLTVALTVGEGDSALVPAPSFAEYAREVRLRGGEPTFVPQDEILDADPSGHALAVVCTPNNPTGNASDPDALAAFAARCRGAGTPLLVDEAFLGFTDLPSLAGTEGVVVARSLTKLFGLPGIRTGFAVATGELLEALRAARRPWNVSAPALATGAFCMERDDFVAATRERVRTERERLRATLAERFAVHPSRAPFLLLDVGDRDVEAVLARSRDSGIALRDATTFRDLDSHVRVAVRLAEENDRLLEALSDV, from the coding sequence GTGCGGCGTGAGACGGCCCGCCGGGTCGGCCGCGAGCCACACGGGAGCAGCGACGACCCCGACGTGCTGGATTTCAGCGCGAACACGAACCCGCGGACGCCCGACGGCGTCGAGGCGGTCTACCGCGACGCGTTCGAGCGCTCGCGTTCGTACCCGGCCGAACCGCCGACGGCGTTCCGGGAGGCCGCCGCGGAGTACGTCGACTGCGCGCCCGAACGGGTCGTCCCGACGCCGGGCGGGCTGGCGGCGATCCGGCTCACTGTCGCGCTGACGGTCGGGGAGGGCGACTCCGCGCTGGTGCCTGCCCCCAGCTTCGCCGAGTACGCCCGCGAGGTGCGCCTCCGGGGCGGCGAGCCGACGTTCGTCCCACAGGACGAGATTCTGGATGCCGATCCGTCGGGACACGCGCTGGCGGTCGTCTGCACGCCGAACAACCCGACCGGGAACGCCTCCGACCCGGACGCGCTCGCGGCGTTCGCCGCTCGCTGTCGTGGGGCCGGGACGCCGCTGCTCGTCGACGAGGCGTTCCTCGGCTTCACCGACCTGCCCTCGCTGGCCGGAACCGAGGGCGTCGTCGTCGCCCGCTCGCTGACGAAGCTGTTCGGGCTGCCGGGCATCCGCACGGGCTTTGCGGTCGCCACGGGGGAACTGCTTGAGGCGCTGCGTGCCGCGCGCCGGCCCTGGAACGTGAGCGCCCCCGCGCTCGCGACGGGCGCGTTCTGCATGGAGCGGGACGACTTCGTCGCGGCCACGCGCGAGCGGGTTCGCACGGAGCGCGAGCGGCTGCGAGCAACCCTCGCGGAGCGGTTCGCGGTGCACCCCTCGCGCGCGCCGTTCCTCCTGCTCGACGTCGGCGACCGGGACGTCGAGGCGGTCCTCGCTCGCTCGCGCGACTCGGGAATCGCGCTCCGGGACGCCACCACCTTCCGCGACCTCGACTCGCACGTCCGGGTCGCCGTCCGGCTGGCCGAGGAGAACGACCGGCTGCTGGAGGCGCTTTCGGATGTTTGA
- a CDS encoding NTP transferase domain-containing protein encodes MCGGRGTRLDADAEKPLFEVGGRPMVDRVLDALADGRVETTHAVVSPHAPRTRDHIDRIAAGADADCSIIDAPGEGYVADLGDALERVERPVLTVAADLPLLDGDAVDAVLREFAGDSLAVRVPVAAKRALGVSVDARLTDGDRDLLPAGVNVVAAGDEEDAFTTDDVRFTVNVNRRRDARVAEALL; translated from the coding sequence ATGTGTGGCGGGCGCGGGACCCGCCTCGACGCCGACGCGGAAAAGCCCCTCTTCGAGGTCGGCGGCCGCCCGATGGTCGACCGGGTGCTCGACGCGCTCGCCGACGGTCGCGTGGAGACGACGCACGCGGTCGTCTCCCCACACGCGCCCCGGACACGGGACCATATCGACCGGATCGCGGCCGGCGCGGACGCCGACTGCTCGATCATCGACGCGCCGGGCGAGGGCTACGTCGCCGACCTCGGGGACGCCCTCGAGCGGGTCGAGCGCCCCGTCCTGACGGTCGCCGCGGACCTCCCGCTGCTCGACGGCGACGCGGTCGACGCCGTGCTCCGGGAGTTCGCCGGCGACTCGCTCGCCGTCCGCGTCCCCGTCGCCGCCAAGCGGGCGCTGGGCGTGAGCGTCGACGCGAGGCTGACCGACGGCGACCGGGACCTGCTCCCCGCCGGCGTCAACGTGGTCGCCGCGGGCGACGAGGAGGACGCGTTCACGACCGACGACGTCCGGTTCACGGTCAACGTGAACCGTCGCCGGGACGCCCGCGTCGCGGAGGCGCTGCTGTGA
- the cobS gene encoding adenosylcobinamide-GDP ribazoletransferase has protein sequence MVLTALRGALGFLSRLPVGHDDEAWAAFARTPSAFPFVGYVLGPLVALPLLLPVPPATAALLFVVGVAVVTGINHFDGVADLGDAAVVHGPTAERREVMRDTVVGVGGAVAIAVIVLGLATAGAGLVGLPARALPLVVAAEVAAKAAMATVVCLGSATHEGLGSALSEHASARSLVPVLLLAAPAALLTWPGVVPAAATLATGPLVALLVLRWARATLGGVSGDVIGATNELARVAALHVGVVAWTLS, from the coding sequence GTGGTTCTGACCGCGCTCCGGGGCGCGCTCGGCTTCCTCTCCCGGCTCCCCGTCGGCCACGACGACGAGGCCTGGGCGGCGTTCGCGCGGACGCCCAGCGCCTTCCCGTTCGTCGGCTACGTGCTCGGCCCGCTCGTCGCGCTTCCGCTGCTCCTCCCCGTGCCGCCGGCGACGGCGGCGCTCCTGTTCGTCGTCGGCGTCGCGGTCGTCACCGGCATCAATCACTTCGACGGCGTCGCCGACCTCGGCGACGCGGCGGTCGTCCACGGCCCCACCGCGGAGCGGCGCGAGGTCATGCGGGACACCGTCGTCGGCGTCGGCGGCGCGGTCGCGATCGCGGTGATCGTGCTCGGGCTCGCCACCGCGGGCGCCGGCCTCGTCGGCCTCCCCGCGAGGGCGCTCCCCCTGGTCGTCGCCGCCGAGGTGGCGGCGAAGGCGGCGATGGCGACCGTCGTCTGTCTCGGCTCGGCGACCCACGAGGGGCTCGGCTCCGCACTCTCCGAGCACGCGAGCGCTCGCTCCCTCGTCCCGGTCCTCCTGCTCGCCGCGCCGGCGGCGCTGCTGACCTGGCCCGGCGTCGTGCCCGCGGCGGCGACGCTGGCGACCGGGCCGCTCGTGGCGCTCCTCGTCCTCCGGTGGGCGCGGGCGACGCTGGGCGGGGTGAGCGGCGACGTGATCGGGGCGACGAACGAACTCGCGCGGGTCGCCGCGCTCCACGTCGGGGTGGTAGCGTGGACGCTCTCGTGA
- the cbiB gene encoding adenosylcobinamide-phosphate synthase CbiB, whose translation MGLTAASTVGLALALDVLFAEFPARVHPVALFGRLVEPFDRRWSRPKLVGALLTLFLPLGAAAVAGGAVRLASLAGPAFAAALAALALFGATSLRMLYAVAVDVIDDTEGDLDGAREAVRALVGRDAAALSAGQLRSAAVESAAENLVDGLVAPLFAFALGAQLSLPVAVAAAVWVKAVNTLDSMLGYRSKPVGWASARLDDVVMWVPARLGAVLVALAGRRPGALLRARAWRADPPSPNSGWPMATLATLLDVRLEKPGVYVLHPAAELPTAARARRGIRVVGLAGLCSFILAGVGAWF comes from the coding sequence GTGGGGCTGACTGCCGCGTCGACGGTCGGCCTCGCGCTGGCGCTCGACGTGCTGTTCGCGGAGTTCCCGGCCCGCGTCCACCCGGTCGCGCTGTTCGGCCGGCTGGTCGAGCCGTTCGACCGGCGCTGGTCGAGACCGAAACTCGTCGGCGCGCTCCTGACGCTGTTCCTCCCGCTCGGGGCGGCAGCGGTCGCGGGCGGCGCGGTCCGGCTCGCTTCGCTCGCCGGCCCCGCGTTCGCGGCGGCGCTCGCCGCGCTCGCGCTGTTCGGAGCGACGAGCCTCCGAATGCTGTACGCGGTGGCTGTGGACGTGATCGACGACACCGAGGGGGACCTCGATGGTGCCCGCGAGGCCGTCCGCGCGCTCGTCGGGCGGGACGCCGCGGCGCTCTCGGCCGGCCAGCTCAGGAGCGCGGCCGTCGAGAGCGCCGCGGAGAACCTCGTCGACGGCCTCGTCGCGCCGCTGTTCGCGTTCGCGCTCGGCGCACAGCTCTCGCTCCCGGTCGCGGTCGCCGCCGCAGTCTGGGTGAAGGCGGTGAACACGCTCGACTCGATGCTGGGCTACCGGTCGAAGCCGGTCGGCTGGGCGAGCGCCCGCCTCGACGACGTCGTCATGTGGGTTCCGGCGAGGCTCGGCGCGGTGCTCGTCGCGCTCGCGGGCCGGCGTCCGGGTGCCCTCCTTCGCGCGCGCGCCTGGCGGGCCGACCCGCCCTCGCCCAACTCGGGGTGGCCGATGGCGACGCTCGCGACGCTCCTCGACGTGCGACTGGAGAAGCCCGGCGTCTACGTGCTACACCCGGCTGCCGAGTTGCCGACGGCCGCGCGGGCACGGCGCGGGATCCGGGTCGTCGGCCTCGCCGGTCTGTGCTCGTTCATCCTTGCCGGGGTGGGCGCGTGGTTCTGA